In Carya illinoinensis cultivar Pawnee chromosome 10, C.illinoinensisPawnee_v1, whole genome shotgun sequence, one DNA window encodes the following:
- the LOC122280074 gene encoding probable aquaporin SIP2-1: MAAIGLLVSDFIISFMWVWSGILIKIFVYKILGLGHEPCGEVIQCVLSIINMFFFAFLGNITEGGAYNPLNVLASAISGNFSSFLFGVGARIPSQVIGSITGVKLIIETFPEIGLGPRLNIDIHRGALTEGFLAFAIVIISLGLATKIPGSFFMKTWISSVSKLTLHILGSDLTGGCMNPAAVMGWAYARGDHITKEHVLVYWLAPIEATLLAVWIFRLLVRPMKEEKANTKSKSE; the protein is encoded by the exons ATGGCTGCGATTGGATTGCTGGTCTCGGATTTCATAATCTCTTTCATGTGGGTATGGTCAGGAATTCTGATTAAGATCTTTGTGTACAAGATTTTGGGGCTGGGCCATGAACCCTGCGGCGAGGTTATCCAGTGCGTGCTGTCCATCATCAACATGTTCTTCTTCGCGTTCTTGGGTAACATTACCGAAGGCGGGGCATACAATCCTCTCAACGTGTTGGCTAGTGCCATTTCTGGGAATTTCAGCAGCTTCCTCTTCGGCGTTGGTGCTAGAATCCCATCTCAG GTTATTGGATCAATTACTGGGGTTAAGCTCATAATCGAGACCTTTCCTGAAATAGGACTTGGGCCACGCTTAAATATTGACATCCATCGGGGTGCACTGACAGAAGGATTCCTTGCATTTGCAATTGTTATAATCTCACTTGGTCTGGCCACAAAAATCCCTGGAAGTTTCTTCATGAAGACTTGGATCTCAAGTGTCTCCAAGTTAACTCTTCATATACTCGGCTCTGATCTGACTGGTGGATGCATGAACCCAGCTGCT GTGATGGGATGGGCTTATGCTCGTGGGGATCATATAACCAAGGAGCATGTACTTGTATACTGGCTTGCTCCGATAGAGGCAACCCTACTGGCGGTGTGGATATTTAGGTTGTTAGTACGGCCAATGAAAGAGGAGAAAGCAAACACGAAGAGTAAATCAGAATGA